A genomic segment from Nymphalis io chromosome 15, ilAglIoxx1.1, whole genome shotgun sequence encodes:
- the LOC126774027 gene encoding coiled-coil-helix-coiled-coil-helix domain-containing protein 10, mitochondrial-like, producing the protein MPGRSKNSSRSRYSRAEQHAPAHPPRVFVTPTPRRSVFRDAAAVAGGVTVGTTMGHLAGEAISSLFTGRRREEVERSLPSNYQLGTEPSGPCAYEIAQFLQCASSRDNLQECEAFNEALRECKRRNRLP; encoded by the exons TCGCTCTAGGTACTCTAGAGCAGAACAACATGCGCCAGCGCATCCTCCTAGAGTATTTGTAACGCCAACGCCACGTCGGTCGGTCTTTAGAGATGCAGCAGCCGTGGCAGGTGGCGTCACTGTCGGCACCACCATG GGACACTTAGCAGGAGAAGCTATTTCGAGCTTATTTACCGGTCGTCGACGAGAAGAGGTCGAACGTTCCTTACCAAGTAATTACCAACTGGGTACAGAGCCTAGCGGACCATGTGCATATGAAATAGCCCAATTCTTGCAGTGTGCTTCAAGCCGTGACAATTTACAAGAGTGCGAAGCTTTTAATGAGGCTCTCAGAGAATGCAAACGCAGAAATC gTTTACCTTGA